In Bacillota bacterium, the genomic stretch GCTATTGCTCCGACATCGATTGTCCCTTTAGAACGTAAGCTTATCCGGTATTTGCCCTCTGGAGTTTCCTTTAATATTGCAACCACGTTGGCTTCTTTTGCTGTTCTTAGATAATCAATAAATACTTCTGTATCTGCCATGGATGCACCCAGCTGCTTAAGGTCACTATCCCGGATATATGAGTAAATCAACCTTGTATCTTCAACAAAGGTTGCGCGTTCAAGTATTCTCGCAAGTAGCTTTAGCGAACAAAAGGAAATATTTTCGTAAACCTGCTCAAACACCCTGCTCGGCGTCGCACCAAGATCGATTAAATCGGCAGCGATTTTTAAGGTCTCTGCGGTGGTGTTTTGATACTGAAATCTACCGGTATCAGTTACGATACCGGTATAAAGCTGAATCGCCATATCATGGTCGATATCTGCGCCTAAGAGCCGCAGCAGCTTATAAACAATTTCACATGTTGCACCGGCTTTAAAATCAAGAACATTAATTGCACCGAAGCCTGAATTATCGACATGATGGTCGATATTTATAATTGTCTTAAAACTAGACAGTTTATCTTCAAGCGTTCCAAGCCTTTGAGCATTCGCACAGTCAAGCACCAACAATATATCTGCAGCGCTACATTTGGCCGCATCTACGATAATATCTATACCAGGCAGCCATTTATAGTGTGAAGGTATCTTTATTTGCTCGCCCCAGGTTGCACATACAGATTTACCTGCCTTAAGCAGATAACGGGACATGGCAAGGAGGCTTCCGAGCGCATCCCCGTCAGGCTGCGTATGAACGGTTACAACAACCGATGAAGCTTCCCTTAACGCCTGGGCAGCTCTTTCTAAATCCTTAATCATGCGTCTCCTCTTCTTTTTTGTGAAGCTTCTTTATTATCTTTTCGATTCGCATTCCTGCTTCGATCGAAGGGTCGAATGCAAATTTAAGCTCAGGAAAATGTTTTGTGCGTATCCTCTTTGAAAGCTCCTTTCTTAAAAAGCCGCTAGAGCTTTGAAGACCCTCTAATGTGGCCTCCTTCGCTTTTCGGGACCCTAAGACACTAATAAAGATATCGGCATGCCTGAGGTCGGGTGAAACGTCAACACCCGTTATCGTTACGAAACCAATCCGAGGATCCTTGATTTCTCTTTTTATGATATCGCTTAATTCTTTTTTAATAAGCTCACCCACACGCTGGGCTCTCGCTGTTTGCATCTTTACCACCTTGTAGATTATGAATTAAAAGTTAAGACATTTAAATTATTAATAATTTTAGCGATTTCTTGGTTTTAGCCCGTCGTTTTCATGCGTTAACAGACCCTTATTTAACCATTATCTGCTGGCAAAATACCAGCATCAGTACAATTATGACGTTAAGCTTAGATTTCCCTCTCCAGCTTTTATTTTCCCATTGGCTTGGCTCAGAGCCCCGGCGCCTCATTCTAATTTGCCAGAATTTTGCCTCAGAATGATAGATATCAATCGCTGCAACGTCAAATCGTTAAAATCTTCGAGATAAGTAAGTCCAGGGCTTAGTAGCTATAAAACTTCAGCCCTGGACTAAAACTATTTTTCAGGTACAAAAATAGACAGCTCTCTTTCGCTGATAATTGCCTTATCCATACCTTCAATGAAGCGATCTATATTATCCAGCACTTTTTTCGTTTGTTCACCGGTCTCAGATACATGGGCTATACCGATGGTTACCCTCTGCCAAAGGTCGTGGTTGTCGACCTCCGAGATAGACACATTATATTTGCTCTCGACTTTTCCGATAATGCTTTTTACGATATGTCTTTTTTCTTTAAGGGAGTTTGATGCTGGGATAAATAGCTCTAACCTAAGTAGCCCAACCACCATTATTCTTCACCTAGATGACGCTCTCTCTCAACTAACCTGTAAGTCTCAATTATATCGCCGACTTTGATATCCTGGAAGTTTTCAAGTCCTATTCCGCACTCAAACCCCTCGCGAACATTCTTAACATCATCCTTAAATCTTCTTAGCGACGCGATACCGCCATCGTAGACGACCTGTCCTTCTCTGACCAGGCGCACTCTATCGTTTCGATCAATTTCACCATTGAGAACGTAACAACCTGCGATTATTCCCATCTTTGGAACTTTAAAGGTTGCCCTTACTTCTGCCTGCCCGGTATCTACTTCATCAATTGCCGGTGCAAGCAAGCCTGATAGGGCACTTGTTATATCCTCTACCGCTTTGTAAATTACCCTATAGGTTCTAATGTCAACTGTTTCTTTAGCAGCCATTGCTGTAGCGTTAATATCGGGTCTAACATTAAAGCCGATTACAATCGCGTTCGATGCGGCTGCCAACATCACGTCGGTTTCAGAGATACCGCCAACACCTGTATGGATAACCTGAACTTTGACCTCGTTAGTGTTTAGCTTATAAAGCGCATCCTTTAAGGCCTCAACAGAGCCTTGTG encodes the following:
- a CDS encoding bifunctional oligoribonuclease/PAP phosphatase NrnA; translation: MIKDLERAAQALREASSVVVTVHTQPDGDALGSLLAMSRYLLKAGKSVCATWGEQIKIPSHYKWLPGIDIIVDAAKCSAADILLVLDCANAQRLGTLEDKLSSFKTIINIDHHVDNSGFGAINVLDFKAGATCEIVYKLLRLLGADIDHDMAIQLYTGIVTDTGRFQYQNTTAETLKIAADLIDLGATPSRVFEQVYENISFCSLKLLARILERATFVEDTRLIYSYIRDSDLKQLGASMADTEVFIDYLRTAKEANVVAILKETPEGKYRISLRSKGTIDVGAIARSGGGGGHRNAAGLTLDKTIEEAVEWINEKIKAQRPASSVTT
- the rbfA gene encoding 30S ribosome-binding factor RbfA, with translation MQTARAQRVGELIKKELSDIIKREIKDPRIGFVTITGVDVSPDLRHADIFISVLGSRKAKEATLEGLQSSSGFLRKELSKRIRTKHFPELKFAFDPSIEAGMRIEKIIKKLHKKEEETHD
- a CDS encoding DUF503 domain-containing protein gives rise to the protein MVVGLLRLELFIPASNSLKEKRHIVKSIIGKVESKYNVSISEVDNHDLWQRVTIGIAHVSETGEQTKKVLDNIDRFIEGMDKAIISERELSIFVPEK